A section of the Macadamia integrifolia cultivar HAES 741 chromosome 9, SCU_Mint_v3, whole genome shotgun sequence genome encodes:
- the LOC122089133 gene encoding receptor-like serine/threonine-protein kinase ALE2 isoform X3 has product MLLLMMLLLPLFNLVPSVSGYPILHINLSPSVLPNHPLSMRKISEEHGRSSLHTQTVIRAIQARLLPSNLEYALSKPPELWRVERSFGPSSSPAPAPTYRGPVTSPSSSQSLRPHHHHHHRHHHRKRAIAVSPSPSTVSAGCDQITCGQPLTSTPFGSPCGCVLPMKVELRLGVTPIEFFPLVLELEIEVAAGTYLKQSQVKIMGASADVQDQGKTVVDINLVPLGEKFDNTTAALNYGRFWQKKLPINATLFGDYEVIYIKYPGLPSSPPLEDSHGPVGSGGHKNPIMADIHSKSLSMNARTIAIIALSAFVLFLVSLGMVSFLLKCKRAGRTSTSAGPATISSITKRSGIRSILSSSMVSSTSVSLVSTMATFLLSVETFSLADLEKATEKFSSKRILGEGGFGRVYHGIMEDGTEVAVKLLTRGSQNGDREFIAETEMLSRLHHRNLVKLIGVCIEEHTRCLVYELVPNGSVESHLHGADKIKGPLDWDARMKIAIGAARGLAYLHEDSNPRVIHRDFKASNVLLEDDFTPKVSDFGMAREATEGSQHISTRVMGTFGYVAPEYAMTGHLLVKSDVYSYGVVLLELLSGRKPVDMSQPQGQENLVTWARPLLASREGLEQLVDPCLHGNYDFNDMAKVAAIASICVHPEVAQRPFMGEVVQALKLIYKDNDEICVDCCSLKESSGPECEKGDLGPSDSNWWNAGGITPHLTYGYASSFITMEYSSGSLEEIENRPLSTSSFVGEGGPLSIRHSNRSGPLRTVRSKPAFYRLRRGSISEHGGLLSRRVGSDGYWV; this is encoded by the exons ATGCTGTTACTGATgatgcttcttcttcctctgttcaATTTGGTTCCCTCTGTTTCTG GGTATCCAATACTACATATAAACTTGTCACCTTCCGTGCTGCCAAACCATCCACTGTCTATGAGAAAAATATCAGAGGAGCATG GGCGATCCTCCTTGCATACACAGACAGTAATACGAGCTATTCAAG CAAGATTATTGCCATCAAACTTGGAATATGCTTTATCGAAACCACCCGAACTATGGAGAGTTGAACGCTCTTTTGGACCATCATCTTCGCCTGCTCCTGCTCCGACATATAGAG GCCCTGTTACCAGTCCTAGCAGTAGTCAGTCATTGAGAcctcatcatcaccatcatcatcgtcatcatcatcggaAGAGAGCTATTGCTGTCTCACCATCCCCATCTACTGTTTCAG CAGGTTGTGATCAAATCACTTGTGGGCAGCCACTTACTTCAACTCCGTTTGGTTCACCTTGTGGCTGTGTATTACCTATGAAAGTTGAACTTCGTCTTGGTGTAACTCCAATCGAATTCTTTCCCCTTGTTTTAGAGCTAGAGATTGAGGTTGCGGCAGGCACATATCTGAAACAAAGTCAAGTGAAGATAATGGGTGCTAGTGCCGATGTTCAAGATCAAGGGAAAACAGTGGTAGACATTAACTTGGTCCCACTAGGAGAGAAGTTTGATAACACTACTGCTGCACTAAATTATGGCAGATTTTGGCAAAAGAAATTGCCAATAAATGCAACTCTTTTTGGTGATTATGAAGTGATATACATCAAATATCCTG GGCTTCCCTCTTCACCACCGTTGGAGGACTCCCACGGTCCTGTTGGAAGTGGAGGTCATAAAAACCCTATCATGGCTGATATTCATAGCAAGAGTCTGAGCATGAATGCTAGAACCATTGCCATTATTGCTTTGTCTGCATTTGTGCTCTTCTTGGTAAGCCTTGGCATGGTTTCCTTCCTCTTAAAATGCAAGAGAGCTGGAAGGACATCAACATCTGCTGGGCCTGCAACAATATCCTCCATTACTAAAAGATCTG GCATCAGGTCCATTTTATCTAGTAGTATGGTAAGCTCAACATCAGTATCCCTTGTTTCCACCATGGCTACTTTCCTACTCTCTGTGGAGACATTCAGTCTTGCTGATCTTGAGAAGGCCACAGAGAAGTTCAGTTCTAAGAGAATCTTGGGGGAAGGGGGATTTGGACGTGTTTACCATGGGATCATGGAAGATGGAACTGAAGTTGCAGTTAAGTTGCTCACAAGGGGTAGCCAGAATGGAGACCGTGAGTTCATTGCAGAAACTGAGATGCTAAGTCGATTGCATCACCGTAACCTTGTCAAACTGATTGGTGTATGCATTGAAGAACACACCCGATGCTTGGTATACGAGCTTGTTCCTAATGGGAGTGTTGAGTCCCATTTGCACG gtgcTGACAAGATAAAAGGTCCTCTTGACTGGGATGCTCGGATGAAGATTGCCATTGGTGCAGCTAGAGGTCTGGCATATCTTCACGAGGATTCTAATCCTCGTGTCATTCACCGGGATTTTAAGGCCAGTAATGTTCTCTTGGAAGATGACTTCACCCCTAAGGTCTCAGATTTTGGTATGGCAAGGGAAGCAACTGAAGGAAGTCAACATATTTCCACTCGGGTTATGGGAACTTTTGG GTATGTTGCTCCTGAATATGCAATGACAGGGCATTTACTTGTCAAGAGTGATGTCTATAGTTATGGGGTTGTGCTCCTGGAGCTTCTTTCAGGAAGAAAACCTGTAGACATGTCTCAACCTCAGGGACAGGAGAACCTTGTGACATGGGCCCGGCCACTACTGGCTAGTAGAGAAGGCCTAGAGCAGTTGGTGGATCCTTGCTTGCATGGAAACTATGACTTCAATGATATGGCAAAGGTGGCAGCAATAGCTTCAATTTGTGTACATCCAGAGGTGGCTCAGAGGCCTTTCATGGGTGAAGTTGTTCAGGCACTGAAGCTCATCTACAAGGACAATGATGAGATCTGTGTGGATTGCTGTAGTCTGAAGGAGTCGTCTGGTCCTGAATGTGAGAAGGGAGACCTGGGCCCTTCTGATAGCAATTGGTGGAATGCAGGTGGAATTACTCCTCACTTGACATACGGCTATGCTTCTTCCTTCATAACAATGGAATACAGTTCAGGTTCACTTGAAGAGATAGAGAACAGACCACTTTCAACTTCTAGTTTCGTGGGGGAAGGAGGGCCATTATCAATAAGACACAGCAACAGATCAGGGCCCCTAAGAACAGTCCGCAGCAAACCAGCCTTCTATAGGTTGAGGAGGGGGAGTATTAGTGAGCATGGGGGACTTCTTTCAAGGCGTGTCGGGAGTGACGGGTATTGGGTTTGA
- the LOC122089133 gene encoding receptor-like serine/threonine-protein kinase ALE2 isoform X6 → MLLLMMLLLPLFNLVPSVSGRSSLHTQTVIRAIQARLLPSNLEYALSKPPELWRVERSFGPSSSPAPAPTYRGPVTSPSSSQSLRPHHHHHHRHHHRKRAIAVSPSPSTVSAGCDQITCGQPLTSTPFGSPCGCVLPMKVELRLGVTPIEFFPLVLELEIEVAAGTYLKQSQVKIMGASADVQDQGKTVVDINLVPLGEKFDNTTAALNYGRFWQKKLPINATLFGDYEVIYIKYPGLPSSPPLEDSHGPVGSGGHKNPIMADIHSKSLSMNARTIAIIALSAFVLFLVSLGMVSFLLKCKRAGRTSTSAGPATISSITKRSGIRSILSSSMVSSTSVSLVSTMATFLLSVETFSLADLEKATEKFSSKRILGEGGFGRVYHGIMEDGTEVAVKLLTRGSQNGDREFIAETEMLSRLHHRNLVKLIGVCIEEHTRCLVYELVPNGSVESHLHGADKIKGPLDWDARMKIAIGAARGLAYLHEDSNPRVIHRDFKASNVLLEDDFTPKVSDFGMAREATEGSQHISTRVMGTFGYVAPEYAMTGHLLVKSDVYSYGVVLLELLSGRKPVDMSQPQGQENLVTWARPLLASREGLEQLVDPCLHGNYDFNDMAKVAAIASICVHPEVAQRPFMGEVVQALKLIYKDNDEICVDCCSLKESSGPECEKGDLGPSDSNWWNAGGITPHLTYGYASSFITMEYSSGSLEEIENRPLSTSSFVGEGGPLSIRHSNRSGPLRTVRSKPAFYRLRRGSISEHGGLLSRRVGSDGYWV, encoded by the exons ATGCTGTTACTGATgatgcttcttcttcctctgttcaATTTGGTTCCCTCTGTTTCTG GGCGATCCTCCTTGCATACACAGACAGTAATACGAGCTATTCAAG CAAGATTATTGCCATCAAACTTGGAATATGCTTTATCGAAACCACCCGAACTATGGAGAGTTGAACGCTCTTTTGGACCATCATCTTCGCCTGCTCCTGCTCCGACATATAGAG GCCCTGTTACCAGTCCTAGCAGTAGTCAGTCATTGAGAcctcatcatcaccatcatcatcgtcatcatcatcggaAGAGAGCTATTGCTGTCTCACCATCCCCATCTACTGTTTCAG CAGGTTGTGATCAAATCACTTGTGGGCAGCCACTTACTTCAACTCCGTTTGGTTCACCTTGTGGCTGTGTATTACCTATGAAAGTTGAACTTCGTCTTGGTGTAACTCCAATCGAATTCTTTCCCCTTGTTTTAGAGCTAGAGATTGAGGTTGCGGCAGGCACATATCTGAAACAAAGTCAAGTGAAGATAATGGGTGCTAGTGCCGATGTTCAAGATCAAGGGAAAACAGTGGTAGACATTAACTTGGTCCCACTAGGAGAGAAGTTTGATAACACTACTGCTGCACTAAATTATGGCAGATTTTGGCAAAAGAAATTGCCAATAAATGCAACTCTTTTTGGTGATTATGAAGTGATATACATCAAATATCCTG GGCTTCCCTCTTCACCACCGTTGGAGGACTCCCACGGTCCTGTTGGAAGTGGAGGTCATAAAAACCCTATCATGGCTGATATTCATAGCAAGAGTCTGAGCATGAATGCTAGAACCATTGCCATTATTGCTTTGTCTGCATTTGTGCTCTTCTTGGTAAGCCTTGGCATGGTTTCCTTCCTCTTAAAATGCAAGAGAGCTGGAAGGACATCAACATCTGCTGGGCCTGCAACAATATCCTCCATTACTAAAAGATCTG GCATCAGGTCCATTTTATCTAGTAGTATGGTAAGCTCAACATCAGTATCCCTTGTTTCCACCATGGCTACTTTCCTACTCTCTGTGGAGACATTCAGTCTTGCTGATCTTGAGAAGGCCACAGAGAAGTTCAGTTCTAAGAGAATCTTGGGGGAAGGGGGATTTGGACGTGTTTACCATGGGATCATGGAAGATGGAACTGAAGTTGCAGTTAAGTTGCTCACAAGGGGTAGCCAGAATGGAGACCGTGAGTTCATTGCAGAAACTGAGATGCTAAGTCGATTGCATCACCGTAACCTTGTCAAACTGATTGGTGTATGCATTGAAGAACACACCCGATGCTTGGTATACGAGCTTGTTCCTAATGGGAGTGTTGAGTCCCATTTGCACG gtgcTGACAAGATAAAAGGTCCTCTTGACTGGGATGCTCGGATGAAGATTGCCATTGGTGCAGCTAGAGGTCTGGCATATCTTCACGAGGATTCTAATCCTCGTGTCATTCACCGGGATTTTAAGGCCAGTAATGTTCTCTTGGAAGATGACTTCACCCCTAAGGTCTCAGATTTTGGTATGGCAAGGGAAGCAACTGAAGGAAGTCAACATATTTCCACTCGGGTTATGGGAACTTTTGG GTATGTTGCTCCTGAATATGCAATGACAGGGCATTTACTTGTCAAGAGTGATGTCTATAGTTATGGGGTTGTGCTCCTGGAGCTTCTTTCAGGAAGAAAACCTGTAGACATGTCTCAACCTCAGGGACAGGAGAACCTTGTGACATGGGCCCGGCCACTACTGGCTAGTAGAGAAGGCCTAGAGCAGTTGGTGGATCCTTGCTTGCATGGAAACTATGACTTCAATGATATGGCAAAGGTGGCAGCAATAGCTTCAATTTGTGTACATCCAGAGGTGGCTCAGAGGCCTTTCATGGGTGAAGTTGTTCAGGCACTGAAGCTCATCTACAAGGACAATGATGAGATCTGTGTGGATTGCTGTAGTCTGAAGGAGTCGTCTGGTCCTGAATGTGAGAAGGGAGACCTGGGCCCTTCTGATAGCAATTGGTGGAATGCAGGTGGAATTACTCCTCACTTGACATACGGCTATGCTTCTTCCTTCATAACAATGGAATACAGTTCAGGTTCACTTGAAGAGATAGAGAACAGACCACTTTCAACTTCTAGTTTCGTGGGGGAAGGAGGGCCATTATCAATAAGACACAGCAACAGATCAGGGCCCCTAAGAACAGTCCGCAGCAAACCAGCCTTCTATAGGTTGAGGAGGGGGAGTATTAGTGAGCATGGGGGACTTCTTTCAAGGCGTGTCGGGAGTGACGGGTATTGGGTTTGA